AGCGCGATGGGGAACTCCTCGCCGGGCATCTCGGTCGGATCGCCGAGATCAGCGGGGACGAACCGGGCCTTGCCGTCCTCGAAGTTGAACTCCTCGGTGTAGAGGTTCGCCGTCCCGGGGTGATCCTCGTCGGGGCAGGGCCACTGGAGGCCCTCCCCGCGCTCTTCGAGGCGTTCGTGGGTGATCCCGCCGTAGATCGGCACCAGCTCGTTGATCTCGTCCATGATCTGAGTCGGGTTCTCGTATCCCCACTCGAAACCGAGGCGCTCTGCGAGTTTCTGGACGATCTCCCAGTCGGCGTGGGCCTTCCCCGGCGGGTCGGCCACCGGCCGGACCATCTGGACCCGGCGCTCGGTGTTGGTGACGGTGCCGTACTTCTCGGTGATCGCCGCCGCCGGCAACACGACGTCTGCGTACTCGGCGGTCTCGGTCATGAAGATGTCCTGGACCGCGAGGAAGTCGAGCTTTTCGAGGCTCTCGTGGGCGTTCGTGAGGTCGGGCTCGGAAATCGCGGGGTTCTCCCCGACGACGTACATCCCCCGCAGGTTACCTTCGTCGACCTCGTCGAACATCTCGGTGATGCGCAGGCCGGGCTCGTCGGGCGGCCGGACGTCCCACGCGTCTTCGAACTTCTCGAGGACGTCCTCGTCCGAGAGCTCCTGGTAGCCCGGCAGGGTGTCCGGGATCGGCCCCATGTCGCCGCCTCCGCCTTGGACGTTGTTCTGGCCGCGAAACGGCGAGAGGCCGGCGTTTTCCTTGCCCAGGTGCCCCGTCACCAGCGCGAGATCGGCGAGCGCCAGCACCGTCTGCGTTCCGTACGTGTGCTGGGAGATGCCCATCGCCCAACCGAACACGCAGGTGTCTGCCTCGGCGATCGTCTCGGCGGCGTTCTTCAACTCCTCCGGCGAGACGTTGGTCAGCTCCTCGACCTTCTCAGGGGTGAACTCCCCGACCTTCTCCTTTACCTCCTCGAAGTTCCGGGTGCGCTCCTCGATGAACTCGTCGTCCTGGAGGTCGTTCTCGACGATGTGGCGGATCATCCCGTTGATCCACGCGATGTCGTGGCCGCCCTCGGTGCGGGTGTACTGGTCTGCGTGTTCGGCCAGGTCGATCTTCCGGGGGTCGAAGACGAACAGGTCCGCGCCGTCCCGGACGTTCTGTTTGATGCGGGTCGCGAGCACGGGGTGGCTCTCGGTGGTGTTCGCGCCCGTGATCAGGTAGCAGTCGGTGTTGCCGATGTCCTCGATCCGGTTGGTCATCGCGCCGTAGCCCACGGTCTGTTTCAGCGCCGCGACCGTCGAGGAGTGACACAGCCGCGTGCAGTTGTCGATGTTCTTCGTTCCCAGCACTTGGCGGGCGAACTTCTGGACCGCGAAGTTCTCCTCGTTGGTCGTCTTCGAGGAGGAAAGCACCGAGACCGTGTCGGGGCCGTGCTCGTCTTGGATCTCCGAGAGTCCCTCCGCGACCCGGTCGAGCGCCTCGCCCCAGGTGGCCTCGCGGAATTCGCCGTTTTCCTTGACGAGGGGCTGATCGAGGCGCTCGTCGCTGTTGACGTAGTCGTAGCCGAACTTCCCCTTCACGCAGGTCGAAAAGTCGTTGGCGGGCGTCGCCTCGGGGTCGGCGGGCCGGGCCGCGAGCACCTCGTCGTCCTTGCCGTAGAGATCGAACCGACAGCCCACCGCACAGTACCCGCAGGTCGTTTCGGCTTTATCCATCTGCGAGAGGCGCGCATCGCCGACGGCCTTCCCGATGTCGAACAGTGCGCCCTCGGGCATGCTGTTCGCGGCGGTGAACTCCGCGGCGTGCTCGGCGTCGGCCATCGCCTCGTCGACGACGGTGCGGGCGCGCTTTCCAGCGGCCTCGCGGGCGGCCGTCGCCTCGTGTTTCGCGTGGGCCATAAAGCGCGCGACGCCGGATTTGCCCGCGAGATCGTCGTTCAGGTCCCGTCCCCGAAGGTCGCGGTTGGGCGATTCGGCCGTCTCGATGGTGTCGGCGGGCGTGCGTTCGATGACCGTACCGATGGAGTTCTTCTGGTCGAATCCCGGGAACGGCAGGGTCGTCGCGTCGACCAACCCCTTCTCGGTGAGCGAGCCGGTCGGACAGACCGTCGCACAGTGGCCACACGAGACGCACGTCGAGTCGTCCATCGTCTCGGCCCCGCTCTGGAAGCCGATCCGGGTGTCCGGGCCCGACCCCTCGACCCGGAGGACGCCCTCGACCTGCACGTCGTTGCAGGCCTCGACACACCGGTTACAGAGGATGCACTTGTTCCGGTCGATCTGGATAAAGGAGGAAGTATCGTCGATTGGCTCGTAGGCGTCGCGGTCGTCGAAGACGCCGTAGCGGGGGTGTTCGACGCCGTTCTCGATCGAGGCGTCCTGCAGTTCACACCGGCCGTTCTGCGAGCAGGTCGTACACCGGAGGTTGTGGTTCGAAAGCAGGAGGTCGAGGTTCACGTCGCGGGCCTCGCTCGCGTCACCGGTGTCGGTGTCGACGGTCATGCCGTCCTCGACGGGGTGGCTACAGGCGGGAACGAGCCCCTCCTCGTCCGTTTCGACCACACAGGTGCGACACTCGCTTCGCGGGCCGACCTCGAAACGGCCGTGGTCGCCCGCGTCGCCCTCGTCGCCCCGGTCGTAGTAACAGACCGCCGGAACCGTACCGTCCGTGTCGACGGCCTCGACGGCGTCGAGTAGGGTCGCGCCCTCCTGGACGGCGACGGACTGGCCGTCGACCGTGAGGTGGGCCATCCCCTCCCCGTAGTCGAGGTTCGGGTCGTTTGCCGTCCCGGTCCGGAAGTCCTCGGTCAGGGGCGTATTCGACTGTGGATCCTCGATGTCAGGAACGCGCGGTGTGGGATGGGTACTCATGATTCGACGGTGGATTCGGGGCGTCTGGTCCGCTGGTCGTCCGTACACTCGCCGGCGAGACATTGCCCGCTGGCGTGGGCGGTGAACTCGGTCTCGAAGGCGTCCATCGCGGTCGTCACGGGCCGGGAGGCCGCCCGGCCGAAGTAGCAGGTGCTCGTCCGGCGCATCACCCGTGTGAGCTCGCGAATCGAACCGCTGTCGTACTCGCCGTCGTAGACCTCCCGGAGGAGGGCAACGAGCTGTTTCGAGCCCTCGCGACACGGGACACAGCGCCCGCAGTTCGCCTCGCGGGCGAACCGGGCGCGCTTGCCCGCGAGCGCGACGGTACACCGCGTCCCGTCGAACAGTTCGACGGCCCCGTTGGTCCCGAGGTTCGCAGAATCGAGCGACTGGGCGTTCGCGGGAGTATCGAGCGTCCGGGTGAAGCCGCCAAAGCACCCGCCGACGCAGGCGAGCTTGAAGTCCTCGGCCGGGACGGCTCCCAGTGCCGTTTGGAGCGAGCTCCCGGTCGAAAGCTCGACGGTCGCGCGGTCGGCGTCGTCGACGACAGTCACGATCCGGGTGCCGGGATCGGCGTCGTCGGCGTCGAAGCTCTCGGGCGAGAGCAGCGCCGTCCGGAGCTGTGCGAGCGTCCGGGGGGTGTGGATCGCCGTCGGCCGGCCGAACAGCCCGTGTTCCTCCGGGCCGGGCGGGGTCCGGCGGGCCTCGATCCGGTCTGCGCCTTCGAGCGATTCGAGCGCCATCGTCGGCTCGCCGGCCCGATACTCGTCGGGGCCGCTCGCGATCTGGACGGTCGCCCCGAGCGCGTCGTCGATAGCGTCGGCGGCCGTCTCGCAGCGTTCGAGCGCGAGGTCGTCGGCCTCGTTGGCGTAGACGACCACGTCCGTGGCGCCGACGGCCGCGGCGACCGTGAGCGCCCCGTCGAGGACCGCCACCGGCGCGCTCTTGAGCAACAGCTGATCGGCGTCGGCGGCCGGGTCGGGCTCGTTGCCGTTGACGACGACCACCGGCTCGCCCTCCGCCTCGCGGGTCGCCTCCCAGGCGGACGCGAGGGGCGCGTCGTGGCGGGCGTCGCCCCGACCGCGCCCGAGCAGGCCCAGCGCGTCGACGTCCTCGCACAATCCGCCGGGGTCCTCGCGGGCGTCTTCTGCGACCAGCCGCCCGTAGTCCTCGGGGACGGTCGGCGCGACCCAGCCACAAGGCGCGAGCGCGCCCCGCCGGCCGACCGACAGCGATCCCGTTTCGGGGACCGGCAGCGCCCGGGTGTCGGACTCGTGCTCGACGACGTACCGGGCGTCCCGGGTCGGTAGTTCACCCTCGTCGATCCGCTCGACCAGCGTTCGCGTCTGGGTCGGCGAGCACTCGACGTGATACGCGGTCCAGCCCTCGGCGGTCACCAGAACGACGGGTTCGATCCCGACGGTGCCGATCGGCCCCACTTCGACGACGGGGACGCTCGACGCGGTCGCGCGCGCCGCGTCGAGGACCGCCGCGTGGCGGTCGTCCTCGGCGCTGCAGACGCGCACGACCGGTGATTCGCCGACCGCTCCCCTGTCCACTGTCATACGAAACCCCAGTCGTGACGAGGGCGAAAAAGGTCACGGGCTGCAGGCGCAAACGGGATCGCGGGCCGGATCGACACCCGCGGACGGATTCTTCGAATCGGGCCTGCCAGCGGTCGCGTCGACCGGCGTTTCGCTGACGGTGGTTTCCGAATCACGGTTGTAGTTCACTATTGGTAAAGAAATGACTGTTTACAGTAGTACCAGGTAACTGGCTCCAGAGGGGAGACATTTGGTGGTAAGACTTATGGAGGCGCTACTCCGGTGAACGATTATGCACGTCGCCCAAACGGGTGGGGAGATCACCCGCGAGACGTTCTGGGAGATCGGCCCCCTCGGCAAGGGGATGTTCTACTTCCTCTCGGTCGTCGCCCTCCTCGTGTTCGTCTACGGCGTCTACGAGCGCTTTGCCCGCTACACCGACGGCGAGAGCGATCCCCGCGACCGCCTGAACGATCTCGGTTCCCGGATCGTAAGCGCCGCGCGGATCGTCGGCTCGAACGAGAAGCAGTTCAACCGCGACCTCTACGGCGGGCTGATGCACGCCTTCGTCATGTGGGGGTTTCTCGTGCTCCTGATCGGGACGACGATTCTCTTCGTCGACATGGACTTCTACCGGCCGCTTACAGGCGAGTCGTTCTGGGTCGGGGAGTTCTACCTGGCCTACGCGATCGTGCTCGACGCCTTCGGCCTGCTGTTCGTCGTCGGCCTCGGGATGGCAATGTACCGGCGGTACGTCGTGCGCAACGAACGGTTGTGGGGGAGACACACCGGGTTGGAGGACGACGCGTTCGTCTGGACGCTCTTTCTCCTCGGTGTGGGCGGCTTTCTGGTCCAAGGGGTCGGAATGGTCGGCCAGGAGATCCGCGCCGGCGAAACCGTGAGCTTCGTCGGCGTCTTCACCGCCACGCTACTCGAAGCGGGCGGGCTCACCCCCGAGGGGGCGGCGGCGATCTACCCCGTCGTCTGGTGGCACCACTCGATCCTCGCCTTGGTGTTCGTCGCGTGGGTCCCCTACGCGAAACCGTTTCACATGCTCTCGTCCTTCGCGAACGTCGTCACCCGCGACGAACAGGCCGGCAGAGTACTGCCCAACATCCCGGCGGATCTCGACGCGACCAACGCCGAGTCCATCGACGATTTCACCTGGAAGGAACTGCTCGATCAGGACGCCTGTACCAAGTGTGGCCGGTGTTCGTCGGTCTGTCCCGCGAAAGCCTCCGGGAGGCCGCTCGACCCACGGGACGTGATCCTCGACCTCAAGAGCTACCGCGAGGAGGTCGACGCCGGAGCTGAGGACACGCCCATCATCGCTGATGGGGGCAGTAGCGTCATCGACGCCGAGACGATGGAGTCGTGTATGGCCTGCATGGCCTGCATGGACGCCTGTCCCGTCGAGATCGAGCATCTGAACTCCTTTACCAGGATGAACCGCCAGCTCACCGATCAGGGCGACGTCGATTCGAACATTCAGGGGGTCTTCCAGGACGTGATGCAGAAGGGCAACACGTTCGGCGAGCCCCAGCGCAAACGGGCAACGTGGGCCGAGGAGTTGGAGTTCGACCTGATCGACGCCCGCGAGGAGGAGGTAGAGTACCTCTGGTACGTCGGGGACTACCCGAGCTTCGACGACCGCAACAAAAAGGTGGCGCGCTCCCTTGCGAAACTGTTCGAGCACGCCGACGTCTCCTTTGGCATCCTCTTCGACGACGAGAAATACGACGGCAACGACGTGCGCCGGGTCGGCGAGGAGTTCCTGTATCTCGAACTCGCCGGCCACCACGTCGAGACCTTCGAAGAGTGTGCGTTCGAGAAGATCGTCTGTACGGACCCTCACTCGTACAACACGATGAAAAACGAGTATCCCGAAGTCGACTTCGCGGAGTTCGCCGACGACCCGATGATGCCCTTCGAGTACGACGAGCAGTGGAACGTCGAGGGGGAGATCGAGGTGCTTCACTGGACCCAAGCAATCGAAGACCTCGTTCGCGAGGGACGACTCGGCCTCTCGGGGAGCGAACTCGAGTACACGGTCACGTACCACGACCCCTGTCACCTCGGGCGGTACAACGACGAGTACGAGGCGCCACGGGATCTGGTGCGCGCGACGGGCTGTGACCTCTACGAGATGCCGCGCAACCGGTCGGATTCCTTTTGTTGTGGCGGCGGCGGGGGCGGTCTCTGGATGGAGTTCGACGAGGACCCCAAGCCAAGCGAGGAACGCCTGCGAGAGGCGCTAGAGGACACCGACGCCGGCTCGGGGATCGAGAAGTTCGTCGTCGCCTGCCCGATGTGCATGACGATGTACGAGGACGGCCGGAAGACCGGCGGCTACGAGGAGGACATCGAGATTGTCGACGTGGCCGAACTGCTGATCGAAGCCGTCGAGGCAAAGCGGACGGTCGCAGCGGACTAAGCCGTCTCGACGTATTCGACGGCCGCGTCCGGGGTCTCGACGGTCTCGACACCCGCCACGTCGTGACTCGCGATGCCGGCGACGGGCCGGCCGAAGTCGAGGGCATGAGCGATCTCCGAGAGGGTCCCATAGGAACCGCCGATGGCGATGGCGCCCTCGCCGTTGAGCGCGACGAGGACGTTGCGAGCGTTCCCGATGCCGGTGGCGATCGGGACGTCGACGTAGTCGTTGGCCTCGTTCGGGTCCGTACTCGGCAGGATACCGATCGTGTCCCCTCCGGCCTCCGTCGCGCCGCGACAGGCCGCCTCCATCACGCCCGTCCGGCCGCCACAGACCAGCGTGTGGCCGCGCTCGCCGAGCAGTTCGCCCACCCTCCGAGCGACCGCCGTCTCCTCGTCGCCGACCGTCCCGCCGCCGATGACGCTGACGCGCATACCGGGCGGTCGGCGGGCACAGCCAAAGACCTCCCGACACGCCTTTGGCCGCGACGTGCCCAGATCGAGTATGGACATCACGAAGCGCCCGCGCCGCCTTCGGAGCGACGGGGTCCGGCCACTGATCAGCGAGACCGCGCTCTCCCCGGCGGACCTGATCGCGCCGGTTTTCGTCGACGCCACCGCCGACGAGCGCGTCCCCATCGAGTCGATGCCCGGCCACGAGCGCGTGCCCGTCGATGGGATCGTCGAGCGGGTACAGGAGGTACGAGAGACAGGCGTCGAGGCCGTCATGCTCTTTGGCATCCCCGCGGAGAAAGACGAGCAGGGCACTCAAGCGTGGGTCGACGACGGCGTCGTCCAGCGCGCACTCCGGCGGATCTCCGAGGAGACCGACGCCTACGCGATCGCCGACCTCTGTTTCTGTGAATACACCACGCATGGGCACTGCGGAGTGGTGGAAGAGGATGCGAAGGAGGACCCGCGCCAGACGGTTGACAACGACGCGACTCTCGAGCTGATCGAGCGCACGGCACTCTCACAGGCGCGGGCGGGCGCAGACATGATCGCTCCGAGTGGCATGATGGACGGCATGGTCGGCACCATCCGGGACGCGCTAGATCGCGAGGGCTTTACCGAGGTCCCGATCATGAGCTACGCCGTCAAATACGAGTCGGCGTTCTACGGCCCCTTCCGGGACGCCGCCGACGGCGCACCCGCCTTCGGCGACCGGCGACACTACCAGATGGACCCCGCGAACAGGCAAGAGGCGGTTCGCGAAGCCCGCCTCGACATCGAGCAGGGTGCGGACGTCCTCATGGTCAAGCCCGCGTTGCCCTACCTCGACATCGTCCGGGACGTCCGCGAGACGACCGACCTGCCGGTCGCCGCCTACAACGTCTCCGGGGAGTACGCGATGTTGCACGCCGCAAGCGAGAAGGGCTGGCTCGATCTGGAGGAGGTCGCACGGGAGTCGTTGCTCTCGATCAAACGGGCGGGTGCGGACCTGATCCTGACGTATTTCGCCGAAAGCATCGCGAGCGAGTGTTCCGCGGGCCGCCGGACGTAGGCCGACGACCGTACCGAGCGGATCGCTCGCGACCCGGTGGGCTGACAGCCGGACGGGCCCGCCGATTCCGGTAGCGGTGCCTCGGGGTGTTTCAACACGGCGCTGAAATCCCGCCGGCCACCGGAGAGCCCCCCGGAACCCCGCGGTGATCGCCCCCGTGGTCGCCGAGCGCGCGCGAGGCCGAGGGGCCCGAGCGGCCGGATCGCCGGCGGACGTTCGTCAGGTTCCATGGCGATGAATGCCCGGAAATCCCGACGAAGAACGACCTTATATTGCTATTATCCCATTGTGTATCGTACGTTCGTCTACCGCAGACGTTGTAAAATTCGTATCACGAACCCAATATATATGTAGTTCCGATTCCATCGAATCAGCCGTGAACTGGAACACATCCATAATCGAAATCGGATCGAACACTGACGAACGTCCACCCGAGGTGGTTGGATGCAAGTAGACCCCTCGGTGCTCGCGGAGGGGGTCAACATGATGTGGGTGCTGGTGGTGACGTTCCTCATCTTCTTCATGCACGCCGGTTTCGCGATGCTCGAAGCGGGCCAGGTGCGCTCGAAGAACGTCGCGAACCAGCTCACGAAGAACCTGCTGACGTGGGCGGTCGGCGTCGTGATGTTCTTCTTCGTCGGCGCGGCGATCAGCACGATCGTCGGCGCGATCACCGGCGGGGGAAGCTACACGCTGGCCGACGCCTTCTCCTCGACGATCGGCGGCGATTCGGCCGCCTGGGTCGATTGGCTGTTCGGCGCGGTCTTCGCGATGACCGCAGCGACCATCGTCTCCGGGGCCGTCGCCGGCCGCGCGAAGCTCCGTGCGTACGTCGGCTTTACCGTCCTCCTCGCGGCCGTGATCTATCCCGTCGTGACCGGCCTGACGTGGGCCGGGGGCTTCCTCGATGCGCTGGGCTTTCACGACTTCGCGGGCGGCATGATCGTCCACGCGGTCGGTGGGATCGCCGGGCTGACTGCGGCCTGGATCCTCGGCCCGCGGATGGACCGCTACAACGCCGACGGTACCGTCAACGTCATCCCCGGCCACTCGATGACCTTCGCGGTACTCGGCACGCTCGTGTTGGCCTTCGGCTGGTACGGCTTCAACGTCGGCACCGCCGCGACCGTCTTCACCGCCGAGGGCGGCGAACTCGCGCTGGGTGCCTTCGAGTACGTCGGGCGGGTCGCCCTCGCGACGACGCTCGGGATGGCGCTGGGCGCGCTCGGCGCGAGCGTCGTCTCGCTGGCGCTCACCAAGAAGGTCGACACGCTCTACGTCGCCAACGGCCTGCTCGCAGGCCTGGTCGGCGTGACCGGCATCGCCGACATCGTCACCTGGTGGGGTGCGGTGCTGGTCGCGTTCATCGCCGGCGCACAGCTCCCCCTGGTGTTCCGTTTCGTCGAGCGCAACCTGAAGATCGACGACGTCTGTGCGGTCTTTCCTGTCCACGGGTCGGCCGGGGTCATCGGCGCGCTTGCGATCCCCTTCGTCGCGATCCCCGGTGAGGGCCCGACGGTGGTCGCACAGGTCGTGGGCGTCGCCGTGATCGCCGCCTGGACGATCGGCGCGACCGCGCTCGTCTGGGGCGCGTTCAAGGCCCTCGGCCAGGCCCGGGTCACCCCCGACCACGAGCGCGACGGCCTGGACGTCTCCGAACACGGCGTCGACACCTACCCCGAGTTCGGCGGTCCCGACATCGCCACCGACGGCGGTCCCGACGTCGTTCGCACGGACGGTGGCGTCGCGGACTCGGGGATCAAGATGATCACCGCGATCGTTCGTCCCGACCGGCTGGGTGCGGTCAAACGCGAACTCGCGAACGTCGGCGCGCCCTCCCTGACGGTCACGAACGTCTCGGGCCGCGGCTCACAGCCCGCCAAAAAGGGCCAGTGGCGCGGCGAGGAGTACACCGTCGACCTGCATCAGAAGGTGAAAGTCGAATGCGTCATCGCGGACATCCCCGTCGACGAGGTCGTCGAGGCGATCCGCGAGGGTGCCAACACCGGCGAGCCCGGCGACGGCAAGATCTTCGTCATGCCCGTCGAGGACGCCCTGCAGGTCCGCACTGGCAACCGCGGCCCCGAAGCAGTCTGAACTGCAGGTAATCGACCGCGGTTTCGGTACAGACGATACTCCCTATTCTCGTCCGATTCGTAACCACTCGTAATTACTCCAGATGAGCAAACCATAAGTGCCTGTGCGCCGGCGTTGTTTCTATGGCGATACAACGGCGGGGTTTTCTGGCGCTGGCGGGTGGCACGGCTGCGGCCGGCCTTGCCGGCTGTACCGGGACGTTCTCGGGTGGCGAGGAAAGCGAGGGAGGAAACGAGAGCACGAGCGGCGGCGGCTCGATCGCCGACCAGGAACTGGTGCTCGCGACGACGACGAGCACCTACGACACCGGCCTGCTCGACGAGGTCAACGCGGCCTTCGAGGAGAACTTCGGCACGCCGGTCCAGGCGATCTCGCAGGGAACCGGTGCGGCACTCGAAACCGCACGGGCCGGCGATTGTGACATCGTGATGGTCCACGCCCGGAGCCAGGAGGACGAGTTCATGCGAAACGGCTACGGGATCAACCGCCGGGACCTGATGTACAACGACTTCGTGATCGTCGGGCCGAGCGACGATCCCGCCGGGATCGGGGGCAGCGGGGACGCGGTCGGGGCCTTTCAGGCGATCGCCGAGAGTCAGTCGCTGTTCGCCTCCCGTGGGGACAACTCGGGGACCAACACGGCCGAGCTCCAGATCTGGGAGGCCGCGGGCGTCGAACCCGGCGGCGAGTGGTACCTCGAGACCGGTCAGGGGATGGGCGATACGCTCAATCAGGCCAGCCAGCAAGGTGGCTACACCCTCTCGGATCGCGGAACGTTCATCTCCCAACAGGATGAGATCGAACTGGAGATCCTCGTCCAGGGACCCGTCGAGGGCGGTCCCGAGATTCTCGCGAACCCCTACGGGGTACTGGCGATCAACCCCGCGGTCCACGATAACGTCAACTACCAGCTCGCGATGTCCTACATCGGCTTCCTGACGAGCCAGGAGGGCCAGGACGTCATCGAGAACTACGAACTCGACGGCGAGCAACTGTTCTTCCCGCAGGCGCTCTCGGAGGACCCGAACTTCCAGCAGTACGTCCCGGAGGGCTGGCAGCCCGAGGGTACCGACGGGGGCAACGCCACAGGGGAGTGATGGCCCTCGAGGCGCTCCAGCCGATCGTCGAGTTACCCTTCGAGAGCCACTACATCCGGAGCATCGTTCGCGTCTCGTTGACGGTGAGTCTCACCGCCGTTGCGCTCTCGACGCTCGTCAGCATTCCCGTCGCCCTTACGGTCGGCTTCAAGGAGTTCCCCGGGAAGGGGCTCGTGACCGCCGTGATCAACACCGGGATGGGGTTTCCGAGCGTCGTCGTCGGCCTCGTGGTGCTCTTTGCGGTGTCGAACGAGGGGCCACTCGGCGCGCTGGACCTCGTTTTCACCCCCCAGGCGATGGTTATCTCCCAGTTCGTACTCGCCACGCCGGTGATCACGGGGGTGAGTCTCGCGGCGATCACGGGCGTCGATGACGCCGTCCGGAACGCCGCCTACGCGATGGGCGGGACCCGACTCGACGTCGCGCTCGTCGTCATCAAGGAGGCGCGCTTCGGGATCGCGACCGCGGTGCTCGCGGGCTTTGGCCGGGCGATCAGCGAGGTCGGGTCGGTGCTGATCGTCGGCGGGAACATCGCCTACGCCGACGGCACCGCCTACACCCGCAACCTCACGACGGCGATCACGCTGGAGGCCCGCCAGGGACGCTACGAGACGGCGATGTTCCTCGGGGCGATCCTCGTCGCGCTCGTCTTGCTGGTCAACGCCATCGTCGGGCGTCTCGGCGGGGGTGGGCGACGATGAGTGGTCTCCTGTCGGTCGAAGGCCTCGGCCACGCCTACGACGAACCGGTCTTTACCGACGTCTCACTGTCGGTCGACCGGGGCGAGGTACTGGCGATCATCGGCCCCTCAGGGGTGGGCAAATCCACGTTACTCAGGCTGCTCGCGCTGTTCGAACGTCCGGACGATGGGACCATCAGCTACGAGGGAACCGACGTCTGGGCGATCCCCGAAAACCGGCGCCTCGCGTTGCGCCGGAACGTCGGCATGGTGTTCCAGGAACCCAGCCTGTTCGACGCCTCCGCCCGGGAGAACGCCGAGTACGGCCTCCGGGTACGCCAGTCGTGGGCCGATCGCCTGAAGCGAAACGCGGCCCAACTCGTCGGGCGGAAAAACGGAACGAACGAGGCCGCACAGGAGGCGCTCTCGGTGGTCGGGCTCGACGGGAAAGGAGACCAGAACGCCCGCTCGCTGTCGGGCGGGGAGGCCCAGCGGGTCGCGTTCGCTCGCGCGCTCGCGTACGACCCTGCGGTACTGTTGCTCGATGAACCCACGTCGGATCTGGATCCCCGAAACACGGCCGTCCTAGAGACGGCGATCGGACAGGCCCGCGAGCGCGGGATCGGCGTCGTCGTCGCGACCCACGACATGCACCAGGCCGAACGGATCGCCGACA
The DNA window shown above is from Halalkalicoccus jeotgali B3 and carries:
- a CDS encoding amino acid ABC transporter ATP-binding protein, coding for MSGLLSVEGLGHAYDEPVFTDVSLSVDRGEVLAIIGPSGVGKSTLLRLLALFERPDDGTISYEGTDVWAIPENRRLALRRNVGMVFQEPSLFDASARENAEYGLRVRQSWADRLKRNAAQLVGRKNGTNEAAQEALSVVGLDGKGDQNARSLSGGEAQRVAFARALAYDPAVLLLDEPTSDLDPRNTAVLETAIGQARERGIGVVVATHDMHQAERIADRVAVVLGDGIVEVGPTERVFEDPHDERVRKFVEGELIY
- a CDS encoding ammonium transporter; translated protein: MQVDPSVLAEGVNMMWVLVVTFLIFFMHAGFAMLEAGQVRSKNVANQLTKNLLTWAVGVVMFFFVGAAISTIVGAITGGGSYTLADAFSSTIGGDSAAWVDWLFGAVFAMTAATIVSGAVAGRAKLRAYVGFTVLLAAVIYPVVTGLTWAGGFLDALGFHDFAGGMIVHAVGGIAGLTAAWILGPRMDRYNADGTVNVIPGHSMTFAVLGTLVLAFGWYGFNVGTAATVFTAEGGELALGAFEYVGRVALATTLGMALGALGASVVSLALTKKVDTLYVANGLLAGLVGVTGIADIVTWWGAVLVAFIAGAQLPLVFRFVERNLKIDDVCAVFPVHGSAGVIGALAIPFVAIPGEGPTVVAQVVGVAVIAAWTIGATALVWGAFKALGQARVTPDHERDGLDVSEHGVDTYPEFGGPDIATDGGPDVVRTDGGVADSGIKMITAIVRPDRLGAVKRELANVGAPSLTVTNVSGRGSQPAKKGQWRGEEYTVDLHQKVKVECVIADIPVDEVVEAIREGANTGEPGDGKIFVMPVEDALQVRTGNRGPEAV
- a CDS encoding ABC transporter permease → MALEALQPIVELPFESHYIRSIVRVSLTVSLTAVALSTLVSIPVALTVGFKEFPGKGLVTAVINTGMGFPSVVVGLVVLFAVSNEGPLGALDLVFTPQAMVISQFVLATPVITGVSLAAITGVDDAVRNAAYAMGGTRLDVALVVIKEARFGIATAVLAGFGRAISEVGSVLIVGGNIAYADGTAYTRNLTTAITLEARQGRYETAMFLGAILVALVLLVNAIVGRLGGGGRR
- a CDS encoding substrate-binding domain-containing protein, whose product is MAIQRRGFLALAGGTAAAGLAGCTGTFSGGEESEGGNESTSGGGSIADQELVLATTTSTYDTGLLDEVNAAFEENFGTPVQAISQGTGAALETARAGDCDIVMVHARSQEDEFMRNGYGINRRDLMYNDFVIVGPSDDPAGIGGSGDAVGAFQAIAESQSLFASRGDNSGTNTAELQIWEAAGVEPGGEWYLETGQGMGDTLNQASQQGGYTLSDRGTFISQQDEIELEILVQGPVEGGPEILANPYGVLAINPAVHDNVNYQLAMSYIGFLTSQEGQDVIENYELDGEQLFFPQALSEDPNFQQYVPEGWQPEGTDGGNATGE